From Thalassotalea psychrophila:
TTTATCAGCAAAATCTGAAAAAGTAATAATCGCCATAAACAGTAATTCTCTAAGTCTTAAAGAAACATTTATTAAATCAGGCGCACAATCTTGCATAAATAAACCAATCACCAACAAGAATTTGAAAAATACAATGTTGGTAAAAAGTAGTCAAATTGAAGCCATAACAGATGACAATAAGAAAAACATTATTGAAAAGCTCCCCTTATCGGTGCTTGCTGTCGATGACAACGAAGCAAACCTGAAGCTAATTAATAGCTTGCTCAGCCAAAAAGTAATTTCGGTAAAGTTAGCAAAAGATGGTCGTGAAGCATTCAATTTGTGTCGTCAGGAGAAATTTGATTTAATTTTAATGGATATTCAAATGCCGGTAATGGATGGCATTTCAGCGATGAAAAAGATCAAAGAAGACTCACTAAATGTAGACACTTGTATAACAGCAGTTACTGCGCACGCATTACCTGGTGAGAAAGAGAAATTTATTAGAGAGGGCTTTAATGCTTATTTAGCCAAACCAATTGATGAATCATTGTTAGAAAATATACTTCTTGATCATTCAGGTATAGAAAACCTCAGCCCAATTAAAAATAAACAAAATGTCACTTACATTGATAAGAAAACAACTCTGCCCGATACTTTTAACGGAATTTATGACTGGAATTTATCATTAAATCGCTCAGCCAATAAAATTGATTTAGCCCTTGAAATGTTCACTATGCTAATTCAATCATTACCAGAAATGAAAGTAGCTTTACAGAATAACATCCGCCTGGAAGATTTATCGACGACCAGTGCTTTGGTTCATAAATTAAATGGTGCTTGTTGTTATGTTGGCGTGCCTAGACTAGAAAGAATTGTTAAAAGCATAGAATCTCAAATAAAACAGCAATCGACTCTAGAAATTCTTGAGCCTGAGTTTTTTGAATTATTTGATGAAATTGATGCAGTGTTAGAAAACTCAGATGAATATCTAGAATATATTCAAGCAATTTATTAGTTATACCAATTCCATTAATTATGTGTTCTGCTTTTTAGTGAGGAAAAAGGGATAAATACAAGGCATAAAATTTTATAAGTAGTTATTCTACTTAAAGATTTTATAACGCAGTAGTTATTCATTTTAACAAGTAAAAATGAGCAGATAATTAATGGACTTGGTATTATATGTGTCAAGAGTATGAATCACGGATATATTTTATACAGTAACGAATCACGAAATAGCTATCGAAGCGCAGCGTATTAGAAACTAAAGTAATATTACGACTCTTGATTTAAATTTTTAGCTGCAATCCATTGTGACATATATTTTGTACTCGCCATTGAGTGGTGTTTTAACATCGCGCCGGTAAAGTTTTTTAAGCGGTGCGCAATTAGCTTTTGCTCGGTTTCTGCTATTTTCTTAATTAGCGCCCTACCCAATGCCACGCTATCATAAGTGGAAGTAAGTAAGCTGTGAGAGTCATTTTGAGCATGCTGCCATGTAGTTTCATTGTTATATAAATCAACAGCAGCATTAGCAAAACCATTTACGTCATCAATAATAACTCCTGGCCATGCCTTATCTTTATACATGCCTTCACTACCAACCGATGTGGTAATACTAGGTGTTTGCATCTTCATGGCGTCTAATAGCTTGCCTTTGATACCTGCACCAAATCTAATAGGTGCTAAACATACACGAGCTTGCTCCATGACCAAAGATGCATTGTCGCACCAACCTTTAATAATAAAGCCTGTTTTAGGATTACTTAGTGCAGTAGCTTTTGGAGGAGGGTAAGAGCCATAAATATGTAACTCTGCTTCTGGTAATTGTTTTCTGATCAATGGCCATATGGTTTGCAAATAAAGAACTGAATCCCAATTTGGCGCATGACGGAAATTACCAATAGTCATAAAATTTTTGCGTTCTGCGTAGGCTAAAGTATTTTGAGGCAGTGTACTAAGATCAACCATAAATGGTAAATAGTGTAATAACTGAGCATCAATGTTAAAAGTATTCAGTAATAAATCTATTTCAAAACTAGAAATAATTAATGAAATATCACAACGTAAAATTGCAGCGATTTCACGTTTAGCTAAATCGCTAAATAATAAAGAATTATTTAACTCTTTATTCGCCTTAAGTGCTTGGTGACGGGCATTACGCAAACATTGTAAGTCTTCTGTATCTAATATTTTTAAAGCCGCTGGGCAACTTTTTTCAACCCGCCAACCAAATTGCTCTTCCATCATAAAACGGTCAAACATAACAATATCAGGTTGGTATTCAGTTATGTAGGCATCAAAAGAGTCACAGTTCAAAGTGATCGTTTGACTCGAAATACCTTCATTCGCTAAGTCGATCATATGCTCAGTTTTTTGTGCTGGAGTTGCAAATTCAACCTGCCAGCCTTGCTGTTTATATAAACGCAATATTGACATCATATGACTGCCTGCAGCCGATGAATTTGGTTCTGGCCATACATAACCGATCACTAATACTTTTTTCATAATATATTGCCGAGGGTGTACTAATTAGATAAAACGACAAACGCTAGAGCATATTCTCGCTCATCAGATAAACTAATGTGCCATGAACTAGCGTTTAGAGTGTTGGCTATTTCGAGAGCTCTACCAGAAATCTCAAGCGTCGGTTGACCGGTAGGTAAACTTATAATGTCAAAATTTTGAAAAGAAATGCCATCGGCAATTCCGCGGCCTAACGCTTTTGCGGCAGCCTCTTTACCGGCCCAGCGTTTCGCCAAAAACCGCTCCGGTTGCTTTAAAGTAAGGTAATGGGCATGTTCTCGAGGAGTTAGAACTCGTAACGCCAAACGCGTACGTGCCTTCTCAGCCATATTTGCAATACGACTGATTTCAACAATATCGTTACCAATTCCTACGACCGACATACTTACCTTATTTGCTTTCTAGCCCTAGCTTATACTTTCTAGCTTTTAGCTGTTTGTCTAGCTTCAACCATCAATCGTTTCATATCACGAACAGCTGTATCCAATCCATCAATAGCGGCACGTGCGATAATTGCATGGCCGATATTCAATTCAATAATTTCACCTATAGCTGCAATAGGCTTTACATTAAAGTAATTCAATCCATGGCCCGCATTTACCTTTAAACCTAAACTGTCGGCATATTTTATTCCGTCAGTTAAACGAGCTAATTCTTTTAACTGATCATCTTCAGTAGTTGCGTCAGCATAATGACCAGTATGAATTTCAATAAAAGGTGCACCGGATGCTTTTGCTGCTTCTATTTGTATTGGATCAGCATCAATAAATAAACTAACTAAAATACCAGCATCGGCTAACCGTCCTACGGCATCAGAAACTTTATCCATTTGTCCTGCTACATCTAAGCCACCTTCAGTAGTGAGTTCTTCACGTTTCTCTGGTACCAAACAGCAAAATACCGGTTTTATTCGACAGGCAATATCCAACATTTCATTAGTAACGGCCATCTCTAAATTCATTCTTGACTGTATGGTTTTTGCCATAACTTCAACATCACGATCGTTTATATGGCGACGGTCTTCGCGCAAATGTATAGTGATACCGTCAGCACCAGCATGTTCGGCAACCGACGCTGCATGCGCAGGATCAGGGTACGTTGTGCCACGCGCCTGGCGTAAAGTTGCAATATGGTCAACATTTACACCTAATAAAATATCACTCATAAAAATTCCTTTATTACTTATCTAGCTAGTTTATTGATAAAAAGTTTTCGACTATTTAACGGTTTATTGCCTAAATAGTTTTTTAATACTTGTCGCATCAAGCGCTTACAAGTTAATAATACTTCGGCTTGTTCTAATTTTCCATCACCAATAGTAATTAAATGTGAGCGCTTATAACTGGGTAAATTACATTGGTAATCTGCACTAACAAAACCTTGTTCCTGAATAAAATAAACATCTTCACAATAAGGTTCATTAACATCTAATGGTGGCGATGAAAGCTCTGAAAAATCTAATGACAAACCTAACTCTGCCAGTAAACTCATTTCAAAACGTCGTAGCAAAGGCTCTAATGTATTTTGTTTCAACAATTGTGTAAGGCTATTTTGGTAAAGACTAAATAGATTTTCTAGTGGAATATTTTCAGGAAGAAGACGAACCATAAGCTCATTGAGATAGAAACCGCTATATAAGTAATTACCACTAAGTTGCATACTTTTGTCAGCATGTTCAATTCTAGATAAGTTTTTTAAATCATTCTTACCTTTTATTTCAATCTGCAAATTAGCAAAGGGCTGCAATAGCCCTTTTTTATTTGATTTTTTACCTTTGCCAACATAAACAACAGCACTAACATGGCCATTTTGCTCAGTAAGTAAATTAACTAGCAGGCTGTTATCACGGTAAGGCCTGGAATGCAGAAGATATGCCTGTTGTAAGTTAATGTCCTTATTGACTGCCATGATATATATACTATCTAACTAAGTACTAGCCAGAGTAGTCATCACCATAACCTAAGCTGCGTAATGCTCGCTCATCATCAGCCCAACCAGATTTAACTTTAACCCAGGTTTCTAAAAACACTTGTCGGTCAAATAACGCTTCCATATCTTTACGGGCTTCGCGGCCAATAACTTTAAGTTTTTCGCCCTTATTACCTATGACCATTCGCTTTTGAGAATTTCGTTCAACAAGGATCAAAGCATTGATATGTAAAATACCTTTTTGATCAGATTTGAATTGTTCTATTTCAACAGTTGTTGAATAAGGCAATTCATCACCAGTAAAGCGAATAAGCTTTTCACGGACAATTTCTGACGCCATAAAACGTGATGAGCGATCGGTTATATGATCTTCTGGAAACCAAAAATCCCCTTCTGGTAATGAAGAAAGACATAGTTCGCGAATTTTATCTACTTTGTCGCCTTTAACCGCGCTGATCGGTACAATATCTTGAAAATCATGCATTGCTGCTATTTTTT
This genomic window contains:
- a CDS encoding glycosyltransferase, translating into MKKVLVIGYVWPEPNSSAAGSHMMSILRLYKQQGWQVEFATPAQKTEHMIDLANEGISSQTITLNCDSFDAYITEYQPDIVMFDRFMMEEQFGWRVEKSCPAALKILDTEDLQCLRNARHQALKANKELNNSLLFSDLAKREIAAILRCDISLIISSFEIDLLLNTFNIDAQLLHYLPFMVDLSTLPQNTLAYAERKNFMTIGNFRHAPNWDSVLYLQTIWPLIRKQLPEAELHIYGSYPPPKATALSNPKTGFIIKGWCDNASLVMEQARVCLAPIRFGAGIKGKLLDAMKMQTPSITTSVGSEGMYKDKAWPGVIIDDVNGFANAAVDLYNNETTWQHAQNDSHSLLTSTYDSVALGRALIKKIAETEQKLIAHRLKNFTGAMLKHHSMASTKYMSQWIAAKNLNQES
- the era gene encoding GTPase Era, with the translated sequence MLNKDEFLNDGQSDNNCGLVALVGRPNVGKSTLLNALLGQKISITSRKPQTTRHRILGILTEGTRQAVLVDTPGLHTDEKRAINRLMNRAASSSIAEVELIVFLVEGTKWTEDDELVLSKIKQSGRPAILAVNKIDNVQDKEELLPHLQKIAAMHDFQDIVPISAVKGDKVDKIRELCLSSLPEGDFWFPEDHITDRSSRFMASEIVREKLIRFTGDELPYSTTVEIEQFKSDQKGILHINALILVERNSQKRMVIGNKGEKLKVIGREARKDMEALFDRQVFLETWVKVKSGWADDERALRSLGYGDDYSG
- the pdxJ gene encoding pyridoxine 5'-phosphate synthase is translated as MSDILLGVNVDHIATLRQARGTTYPDPAHAASVAEHAGADGITIHLREDRRHINDRDVEVMAKTIQSRMNLEMAVTNEMLDIACRIKPVFCCLVPEKREELTTEGGLDVAGQMDKVSDAVGRLADAGILVSLFIDADPIQIEAAKASGAPFIEIHTGHYADATTEDDQLKELARLTDGIKYADSLGLKVNAGHGLNYFNVKPIAAIGEIIELNIGHAIIARAAIDGLDTAVRDMKRLMVEARQTAKS
- the acpS gene encoding holo-ACP synthase, translating into MSVVGIGNDIVEISRIANMAEKARTRLALRVLTPREHAHYLTLKQPERFLAKRWAGKEAAAKALGRGIADGISFQNFDIISLPTGQPTLEISGRALEIANTLNASSWHISLSDEREYALAFVVLSN
- the recO gene encoding DNA repair protein RecO is translated as MAVNKDINLQQAYLLHSRPYRDNSLLVNLLTEQNGHVSAVVYVGKGKKSNKKGLLQPFANLQIEIKGKNDLKNLSRIEHADKSMQLSGNYLYSGFYLNELMVRLLPENIPLENLFSLYQNSLTQLLKQNTLEPLLRRFEMSLLAELGLSLDFSELSSPPLDVNEPYCEDVYFIQEQGFVSADYQCNLPSYKRSHLITIGDGKLEQAEVLLTCKRLMRQVLKNYLGNKPLNSRKLFINKLAR